tttaatattacaatttttatataatattgttatataataccTAAAAAGACCCAAAGATTCGGATGAAtcatatgaatttttttcaacataataCTATGAAATGATTCCACAAGATTATTAGTCCTAATTGGACATCCATacacacttatttttttagatattggGAGCCATGTACTTCTCATATATCTCATAAAGTGCAATATGTTaggataattattatattcttcatccGCAATTGTCTGCATGAGATTTAAGCCTTCAGAAAACATTTCAGGTGGTGCTAATGCTAATGTCATTGCCATAGatactattttatatggtGCAGTAAGAAGTTCCAATCGCTTCCACTTTTTCAGAACAGcctacaatataaaaaacacaaagtatatataaatataaatataataaacataaattcaaaaattttaactatatctgttaaaatataaataatgaataatcaaAACTAAGTTTTGAtaacaaagaatatttaaaatacttgaCAATAGTGAAACCAGCAGCCTCGCAAAGATGCTTGGGGAAATTGTTTGTGAACAGCATTCATCGACGCTTTTTCGTAATCACACATTATGAAGCGCAAATTAGATTGCAGGTCTGGAGCTAATTTGATAACTTCTTTCCATATAGATTCGTAAACTAATTGTGTTCTTGCTTCACACAGAATGAATAATACTGCAATAccctgaaaaataatatttttatatatgataacataatttaaaggaaaaatgtatgtaataaaattatttggtataaaattaagatacctTATCCATGTAACGTACATGGACTGAGAACAATTGTGCAAAATTTGGTGTTCTGGGTACAATATGAAAATTGcgaacatatatttatacatataaaactaTGTAACATGTATAGTGTCCCGTTTTAATTGAAACAGGCAATTTCTCGAAATCGaggttttagaaaaaaatatttcttacgaAACAACTGTTGTGTGGTTTAAAGAGGGacaaacaatgttaaaattaattttcgaaaaaattgaatttcaaCGTTATG
This window of the Temnothorax longispinosus isolate EJ_2023e unplaced genomic scaffold, Tlon_JGU_v1 HiC_scaffold_916, whole genome shotgun sequence genome carries:
- the LOC139825090 gene encoding uncharacterized protein is translated as MDKGIAVLFILCEARTQLVYESIWKEVIKLAPDLQSNLRFIMCDYEKASMNAVHKQFPQASLRGCWFHYCQAVLKKWKRLELLTAPYKIVSMAMTLALAPPEMFSEGLNLMQTIADEEYNNYPNILHFMRYMRSTWLPISKKISVYGCPIRTNNLVESFHSIMLKKIHMIHPNLWVFL